In Carassius gibelio isolate Cgi1373 ecotype wild population from Czech Republic chromosome B4, carGib1.2-hapl.c, whole genome shotgun sequence, one DNA window encodes the following:
- the LOC127956975 gene encoding protein mono-ADP-ribosyltransferase PARP11 has product MNSVATVKHLESSEDLPKPTDEEPCEEEMDTSEAKWRWFYLAECGVWHTFEEVPSTGCSVTNEQIEQNYNKNQHASMDFYTAKYTYKLDFSAMKQVNVTTGKERPIKRALHSATDFRFICDNPALPVPSHWERVNTEEPYQLIALCRDTFEYKEVARLYERTMSQPIKSIQRVQNLDLWEFFCRKKAQLRKIKRIIDVEEKMLFHGTGHSNIQAICTYNFDWRLTGSHGDVYGKGSYFARDARYSSKFCHSTSKHNFILQRHGLAPPVFQSDPSYKCMFLARVLVGEYTLGHPQYCRPPSKDMSIANFFDSCVDDMMSPKIFVIFDSNQIYPEYLIEFY; this is encoded by the exons ATGAACAGTGTGGCCACTGTCAAGCATTTGGAGAGCTCAGAAGACCTCCCGAAGCCCACTGATGAAGAGCCATGTGAGGAAGAAATGGACACATCGGAGGCCAAGTGGCGCTGGTTCTATCTTGCCGAGTGTGGCGTCTGGCATACGTTTGAA GAAGTTCCCAGCACAGGTTGTTCTGTCACCAATGAGCAGATTGAACAAAACTACAACAAGAATCAGCACGCTTCAATGGACTTCTATACtgctaaatatacatataaattagaCTTTTCTG CTATGAAACAAGTTAATGTGACAACTGGAAAAGAAAGGCCAATCAAAAGGGCATTGCATTCAGCTACTGACTTTAG ATTTATCTGTGATAACCCAGCCCTTCCTGTACCCAGTCACTGGGAAAGAGTTAATACAGAAGAACCCTATCAG CTCATTGCTTTATGCAGAGATACGTTTGAGTACAAAGAAGTGGCCCGGTTATATGAGAGAACCATGAGCCAGCCCATCAAATCCATTCAAAGAGTACAAAACCTGGACCTGTGGGAGTTTTTCTGCAG GAAAAAGGCCCAGCTGAGAAAGATAAAACGTATTATAGATGTTGAAGAAAAGATGCTTTTTCATGGAACCGGTCACAGTAACATACAGGCCATATGCACATACAACTTTGATTGGCGTCTCACAGGAAGCCACGGTGACGTCTATGGCAAAG GAAGTTATTTTGCACGCGACGCAAGATATTCAAGCAAGTTTTGTCATTCGACGAGCAAGCACAACTTTATCCTACAGAGACATGGTCTAGCGCCCCCTGTTTTCCAGAGCGACCCATCATACAAGTGCATGTTCCTGGCACGGGTTCTAGTTGGGGAATACACGCTGGGTCACCCCCAGTACTGCAGACCCCCATCCAAAGACATGAGCATTGCCAACTTTTTCGACAGCTGTGTGGACGACATGATGAGCCCGAAGATCTTTGTAATATTCGACAGCAACCAGATCTACCCGGAATACCTGATTGAATTTTACTGA